The DNA region AGCCAGGGTTCTGGGGGGTGGCCACATAAGCCAATGCCTTGAGTGGCTGGTCAGGGGTGTCTTGGGGGTAGAAGGTGACCTCCTTGGTGTCATAGCCGCCGAGCACTGCCTCCCGCACGTTCAGGTACTTCAGTGCCTCGCTCACCTGCTCACCTTGAACCTGGTATGCCACACCCCAAGTGCAGCCCTAGGAGGGAAACAGGGACACCCAGGGTCAATCAAAACAGCTCCTCCATCCTAGGAGGCTATACCCCACCCCAGGATTGTACTCTGTAAGGGTGGTGGGTGCAGGGAAGATGATCCATCTAGCAGCAACGCATCAGACCCTTTTTAAGAGGGGTTGGCAAAGTGGTCTAGCCCCAAGAGGGACAGAATTTCTACTTAAAGTGTAGAGCAGCACCACCTGTAAGCTTGTCAGGTCCACCAAGTCTCAAGCCCCACCCTGAtcctactgaatcaaaatctgcattttaacaaggttcCTGACGGAAGGGCTGAGCAGACTGCCCTTCCCTTCTGCCCTAGAGGCATCTAATCCAGCTTGCAGCCAAGTGCAGGAGCTCTGTCTGTCTGCACCCCTTCAGGGTGGGCCTGGCCGTCCCTCCCTTGACTCAGACACTTACCTCATGGTCTTCAAGGAGGGTCACCACACGGCCaggctaggaaaagaaaaaagattttgaaaaagACAAGTTAGAAATCACCTCTGTCATCAGCACCCACCAGAAGAAACTTGCCAACCCTGCTGGCCTAGGCCTCGGAAAGGCCCACTAGGCACCCTCAGCGTCCCACTCATCCGGGGGGAGGCGGGGGGGCTGATGGATGGGTgcaggagacagatggatacacaGCAGTGGTCCACTCGTCAACACAGCGATGCACCGGGTTCACAGACTCCGGCTGTCACAGTGACTCACGGTTCACACTCCAGCCCCCACCGAGCACACCAATTTAAGCCACAAAGGCTGGACACAGGTTCCCACCTCCCCCCATCAGCAGTCACCGGCAGCGGAGAGCCCCGGACTTTTCAGGGCGCCGGCGCCCCCGGCCCTCCCTAGCCTGCCCCCACCTCCCTCACTCCCCTGGGCACGGTCCGATGCTCACCATCTTGTCGCTGCCCCGATGGAAGGTGTCTCCCTGCCAGAAGCGGCGGCTGTAGCCACGCACGAAGCCCACACGGCTGTCGCTATAGGCGAAGTCTGGCCTCCACACGAGGGAGCCGTAGCCGAAAATCCAAAGCGCTGGAGGGTCGCCGGCGTCCCGGGGGTGCTGCGCAGAGAGCTCTGGGGACGGAGAGGTGGCCGCGGTTGTCTGGGATGCGGACTCCTGCTTCATGGTGCCGGGCGCAGGGACGGGCCCGGGCGGCCTCCAGGGCTGGTCTCCAGCGAGGGCACGGACCGACCGACGGACGCGAACACCTGGCCTGACACCGTTCGCTCGCTCCAGCTGAGGGGCCCCCCCCGGAGGAGCCCTTTAAACCCTGCGGTCGGAGGCCCCGCCCACCGCGGGCCCCTGCCGCGGCGATTGGGGCGGGGCCAGCCCCCTTTCGGCCAATTGCCTTCGACACTGGCTGCTCGTTTAACCGCGCCGTCTTCTGAGTGGGTGGCCGAGCGGCCCGCCCCGGGCCCAGCGCGCCCGCCGATTGGCTGGGCTCCACCTCTGTAGAAAACTGGCAGGACTGATGCAACGGCGGGGGTGGCTTCCCCAGCATCCGCATGCAGCAAGGGCTCCTCTGATTGCGTCAGGCGGCGGCCAGGCGACCCTGGCGAGGCACGGACGCGGACCCCGGCGTCTTCTCGGCAGCTCCTCCGTGGCCTGGCCTGGGGGGGCTGGCCTCAAGCGGTGTCTCGCCAGCTGTCCTGCCCGCGCGCCCGGCGGAGTCCCTGCAGCCCCGGGCAGCAGGGACGCAGGCTCCGGGCTGCGGGGGACGCGTCCAGAAGAAGCGCCTGGGCGGCATAAACGCCGACCTCTGGGCCCCGCCTGACTGCACGCACTCCGGGGGAGCTGTCGGGAGGTGCTCTCGGCATTCCGCTCAGGTGCCTCACGCTGTTGGCCCGCGTGAGGAAATGGAGAAACCGAGTCACGAGGTCAACAAAGGGTTCTGCACAAGCTATGCAGCTGAGTCAGGTTGGGCGCCCGAGCTTGCGGGAGGCCCGAACACGTGAGGGCTACGCCCCAGGCCAGGTATGGGACCCCCTGAGCCCAGGCTGAGGCTCCGGGAAGGGCCGGTCTGAGCGTTTGGAATGGCCACCGGGGAGAGCCGTCCCTTTGGCTGTGGTGGCTGGACCTGCGGGGAGAAGCCGTAAGGAAAAACCAGGCCAGTCCTGCTCCAGAGGTTAAGTGCTGAAGGGACCTGAGGCTTTTGCATCTGCTTGGTACTCAGGCACCGAGGTTCCGGGAGCGGCGGGCAAGGAGGGCCGAATGGAAGCCCCCAGAGGCTGTGAGCAGCGGCCGGCCTTGTCCCCTGGCATCTGGCCCCCTGCGGAGGGTCCTGGGGTTGGTTAGCAGTAGCCGTCGCTAGAGGAAGACTTTCCGTATTAAAGTCAAACATTTATGAAAAAGTTCGGATTTTTTATAAGGAGCATGCATTCCTTTTCCAATCAGAAAAAATATTACAGGCAAAATGGTTGCTTCTGGTCAGTCTCTTTCCTTCCGTTCCCCGTGTTTGCtctcatctcttccctctctcatgTCCCCTTTAATGCACTTGAGCCTGGATTTGCTGCTAGTTTCTTGGGAAGACTATTCCCAGCTCCTCTCACTGCCTGTGGGTGGCGATGGAGAGAGGATGGCGGGAAACCGGTACGGACACTGCTGAAAGTGTCTGAATTGGCACGACCAACCATTTAAGAAAGCAGCTTGGTGATACAACTTAAGAATCATAAAACGTTCCTGCCCTTTGACCCAATACTTCCACTCCAGGAAATACATTCAAAATATGGGAAAAGCCATATGTCTAAAGATTTTCAATGCATCCTTATTTACTgtagcaaaaacaaaagaagaaaaactccttaaatatccaaaaataaatgtttaagtAAATTATATTCAGTCCACATGGTGGCGAAATATACATGgggggagaaaaaaggaaacaatttaaaaaaccaacaaaaagtgACTGGTTACATAAATTTGATACTGTCATAAAAGGAAATCTGTGCAGGCATTAAAAGCAATTTCGTATGCCTATAGTGATTGACATGGAAACATCTATGatatataaatgcaaaaacaGATTACAAAATGGCCTAATagaactttttaattttaaaatatctatatGTGCTTATTTGCATAGAAAAAATCTGGCAGAACACACGAAAATGTACAACGTGATTACCTCTGAGTTgagtaaacaaaaccaaacccattgccatcgagtcaattccgactcacagtgaccctggggtttccaaagctgtaaactttagggaagctgacttccacatttttctcccacagagtggctggtaggtcccaacagctgacctttcggttagcagctgagagcttaaccactgcaccaccacggctcctcacTCCTGAgtagtagaattaaatgagatttgcttttttttatagtttttcagatagcttttttttaaagaaaacatgcactatttattttaaaagaaggtaTAAATTAAACTAAAAATCCATATGAAACAATGTAGTAAAAATGCCTCTGATTGCAGAGTAAGGCAAAAATGCAAAATGTGAATGTAATGCACTATGATTAAAACTATAACAAACAAAGATATATAAGGAGTAAAGATGGGGAGTATGTTAGGGTGTTGGGATTATGGGTGATTCTATTCTCTTCCAAGTGTtatgaaatgtaatttttttttttaaagttacttttAAATGGTTTCTGGGGAGTGAGGGACAGATAGCGTATCAGATCACCTGGGGAACGTGTTCATACTCCTCGCACCACCGCCAGAATCCAGGGTTTAAGAAATAACTCCTTTCCTGAGGTCATCAATAACCCTGTCTTGCCCCAGGCAGAGTTAGAGGCTCCCTGCTTTGTTGCTGTAACCCCTTACCTCACTTCTATTTACTTATCTGTCCCCTCCACCTCGGGCTTACATCAGGAACAGTTTTTGAgtatttaccatgtgccaggaagTTTGCTAAATGCTTTTACATCCATTCTAAACTTCTACTTTGTGAGGTAAATGTCAGTTTATAGATAAGCAAACTGGAGCACAGGGAAGTTAAGTAACCTGCTCAAGGAGACACAGCTGTAAGTAGGGGCACCTCTGCAGAGACCTAACtagggggaggagaggggagcagGGAGGTGCCCTGCCCTGGGTGCAGCTTGAGGCGGAGTGCCAATTAGCAGTTTCTATTGACCATAGCAGTTCCcatcgccagctgtgagagatcattcaacaatttaacactaattgccctaggcactattttccatcatcctgaggcccCTGCAGCCAGACCGAAGGCAGGTAGTCTGGCTCCAGACCCTCCTTGCTTATAATCATTTGACATCCTGCTTCCACTAACCCAAAATCACCTGGAGACCAGGGTTCATCTTCAAAGGTCCAGGGGAACCAATGGCACATGGAAGGTTCTCCACAAATGAGCAGACTCAGTGAAGCTGTTAATTGCAAAAGGCCAGGGCACCCTGGGGGTTCTGAGGAGGATGAATCCTAGCTGTGTCAGATTCTGTACGACACCTATTCAACCTCTCAAAGTAGGAATCCTCACAAAAGCTGGCCAAGAGGCTTCAGACATCCCCCTAGGAACATTGCCTCTTCCCATTGCTTGCTTATCCTTGACAACGTTGGACTCCTTTCCTCTCAGATGGACACTCCCAGGCAGTAAACCATCCCACTCATCCAGTTCTCTCTGAACCATCACAGCAAATCCATCCCATCTTTCCTTTTAAAACCCTGTCAGGAAGGGCCTGAGCATGTCTCCTGCAGGTCGTGCCCGCAGAGGTACCAGCTCACAAGAGGTGACGGGTCCAAACATCACCACCTTGCACAGCTGCACATGATTTGCACGTGGTGGCTTTTTTTGGACCTTCCCAAAATTAATCTTTCCTTATTGTCCCCTGCAGGCAGTTACTTCCCATTTCCTTATGATCTGTTTCTTCCCACTTCTCATACCAGGTACCGTAATCAACACCTGGCATTAGTGGGCATGATCATCTGAAGCTAAACAAGGTTGTGTTTTTGGAGCTAGAGAATTTTGCTAATTTATTATGCAATGAAGTTGCTTTGTAACGCTGCAGGTCTGGAACCTGGGATGGAAAACCTTTCCAGGCACAGGCAGTACGTTCAGCTTGCCCAGGTATAGGCCCAGCTCCACCTTTCACCAGCTGACTAACCCTAGGCACAgtgtctctgggcttcagttttttcGACTGTGAAATGGGGGATAATAGTAGTTTCGACTTGTAGGGCTAACATCTCAAGTTATTACCCTACGAGTCGATGCTTCTGCTACATAGGAGCACTCTGTAAAAATTGGCTCCTGATTATTTTTTACTCCAAAATTCTTATCACTTTCCATTTTATCCAGGGCAGAGCCATAATCCACTTCTCAATTCCACGaagcccagaagaactgggtgggtCAGGAAAGCGAGCAGTGTAAGCATTTTAAATTCAGTGGAGGAAACCTCTGGCCATCTCACCCTCCATTCTTGCCATGCACTTCGCAGATCGTTTCAGGAAATAGGCTCCTAAAGGAGTGTTTTTAAAAGGCAGAATGcgtgtgttatgaattgaattgtcttCCTCCAAAATATgggctgtaaatcctaatccctatacctgtggttaggatttacaagacatattttttggggggaacacaattcaagccctggtggggcagtggttaacagcttggctgctaaccaaaaggttggcagttcaaatccaccagctgctccttggaaaccctatggtgcagttccatctgccctatagggtatgaAGGCAATGAGcttgggctttttgtttgttttttaatatatatctttGGTTAtcatcccatttgagaatgggttttcttatgttaatggacactatcagtgtagggtgtgtcttaaatccatcttttttgagatataaaagaggagatTAAGCAAACAAGCACAGAGAAGACACATGCCacatgatcaccaaggaacctaggaatagaagctgaagacaGAAGCTgacattcccccagagcaggcaaagagagagagcctttgcctagagctggtgccctgaattcagacttctagcctcctacactgtgagaaaataaaattgtttgttaaaatcacccactagtggtatttctgttacagcagcactggataatcggaaggtggaatgtacaaagtctgaatctaggaaaactggaaatcatcaaaaatgaaatggaacccataaacatcgatatcctaggcattagtgaactgaaatggactggtattggccattttggaccAGACAATCATACGACCTACTATGCtgtgaatgacaacttgaagtggaatggcattgcattcatgatcaaaaagaacatttcaagaactatcctgaagtacaacgttgtcagtgataggataatgtccatacatctagttaatatgactattactcaaatttatgcaccaaccgctaaggccaaagatgaagaaattgaagatttttgccaacttctgcagtctgaaattgatcacacatgcaatcaggatgcactgataattactggtgattggaatgcgaaagtcagaaacaaagaagaaggatcagtagttggaaaatatagccttgatgatagaaatgatgctggagactacatgacagaatttttcaagaccaacgactttttcattacaaatacctcttttcaacatAAACTGCGACTgtacatatggacctcgccagatggaatacacaggaatcaaatcgactacatctgtggaaagagatgatagaaaagctccatatcatcagtcagaacaaggccaggggccgactgtggaacagatcatcaattgctcatatgcaagttcaagttgaacctgaagaaaattagaacaagtccacgagatctaaagtacgaccttgagtatatcctacctgtatttagagaccatctcaagaatagatttgatgcgttgaacactatttgatcgaagaccagacgagttgtggaatgacatcaaggatatcacacatgaagtaagcaagaggtcactaaaaagacaagaaagaaagaaaagaccaaaatggacgtcagaagagactctgaacctgACTCttaaatgtcaagtagctaaagcaaaaggaagaaatgatgacgtaaaagagctgaacaaaagatttcaaagggcagcttgagaagacaaaaagtattataatgacttgtgcaaagacctggagatagaaaaccaaaagggaagaacacactcagcatttctcaagctgaaagaactgaagaaaaatattcaagccttgaggtgccgtagtgaaggattccgtggggaaaatattaaacgacgtgggaagcatcaaaaaaaaatgaaaggaatacacagattcactgtaccaaaaataactggttgatGCTCATTCATTTCAGAAGGCGGCATATGataaggaactgatggtattgaaggaagaagtccaagccgcgcTGAagtcactggcgaaaaacaag from Elephas maximus indicus isolate mEleMax1 chromosome 10, mEleMax1 primary haplotype, whole genome shotgun sequence includes:
- the CHAC1 gene encoding glutathione-specific gamma-glutamylcyclotransferase 1 gives rise to the protein MKQESASQTTAATSPSPELSAQHPRDAGDPPALWIFGYGSLVWRPDFAYSDSRVGFVRGYSRRFWQGDTFHRGSDKMPGRVVTLLEDHEGCTWGVAYQVQGEQVSEALKYLNVREAVLGGYDTKEVTFYPQDTPDQPLKALAYVATPQNPGYLGPAPEEAIATQILACRGFSGHNLEYLLRLADFMQLCGPQAQDEHLAAIVDAVGTMLPCFCPTEQALALV